The DNA sequence GAGTATAGGGCCTTCCTTCCGTTCTGTCATGATAAATTTCAGAATGACGTGAACGATCCATCTGCTGAGGGAGCCGTTATAAGGAAGGATCCCTCGCTCCGCTTTTCTGACGAAGTCCGGCAATCCAGCCACGGAGCAGGCCAACTCCCTGATGGCGTGAGAATTCGAGAATTGCAGTGATCGAATGAAAACACACCGGCCCCGCCTTGACAAGGACGTTTCCGGTGTGCTGACATGAAATGATTAGCCCAACATCAGTCGGAGCACCAGCTCCGCTGTGGTATTCAGGTCTCGTATGTGGAGATGTTCCTCCAGCGTATGCGGTTTCCGTTCCCCGATGGCCAGATTCACGGAAGGGATTCCGTTGGCATTGAAGACATTGGTGTCCGATCCTCCGCCGGATCGGGCGGTTTTCGCCTGGATGCCCATCTGCGCGAACACTGCTTTCAGTTCGGATACCAGGGCGTGATCCTCCGGAATGCTGAATGCGCCGTAGGCCGGAGCAATGACCACATCAGCCTTGCCGTTGAACTTTCTGGCCGCTTCATAGCAGCATTCTGCCATATGGTCTGTCTGAGCCTTCAGTTTTTCATCGGACAGGCTGCGGGCTTCCGCCTGAATCCGGACTTCCTTCGTCACAATGTTGGTGGGTCCCTTGCCTTCGATGGATCCAATATTGGCGGTTGTTTCCTCATCAATGCGGAGCAGCTTCATCCGGGAAATGGCGTCCGCGGCAATCATAATGGCTGAAATTCCGGTTTCCGGTGCTACCCCGGCATGAGCTTCAAGGCCGGTAAACGTAACGTCAATCTTGGCCTGGGCCGGACCGGCAATAATAATGTCGCCCGGATCACCGCCACTGTCCAGAACAAAGCCCTTTTTCGCCTTCAGTCTGGTGTAGTCCAAATTTTTGGATCCAAACAGTCCGCCTTCCTCAAAAATGGTGAATGCCACCTCCACGTCGCCGTGGGGAGCGGAAGTCTCTTTCAACACGGCAAACGCCTCCATGAGCGCCGCAATTCCGGCCTTGTTGTCTGCGCCCAGAATCGTGGTGCCGTCACTGAAAATCGTGCCATCCTTGATGACAGGCTTAATACCGCGTCCCGGGCTGACTGTATCCATATGGGAACTGAACAGGATCGGAT is a window from the Clostridiaceae bacterium HFYG-1003 genome containing:
- a CDS encoding M20/M25/M40 family metallo-hydrolase translates to MINEQRLLDRFLRYVQIDSPTREEGDFARILMAEMQELGLEVEMDGAGEVVGSNSGNLIGRLNGQLDRDPILFSSHMDTVSPGRGIKPVIKDGTIFSDGTTILGADNKAGIAALMEAFAVLKETSAPHGDVEVAFTIFEEGGLFGSKNLDYTRLKAKKGFVLDSGGDPGDIIIAGPAQAKIDVTFTGLEAHAGVAPETGISAIMIAADAISRMKLLRIDEETTANIGSIEGKGPTNIVTKEVRIQAEARSLSDEKLKAQTDHMAECCYEAARKFNGKADVVIAPAYGAFSIPEDHALVSELKAVFAQMGIQAKTARSGGGSDTNVFNANGIPSVNLAIGERKPHTLEEHLHIRDLNTTAELVLRLMLG